The sequence below is a genomic window from Oreochromis niloticus isolate F11D_XX linkage group LG3, O_niloticus_UMD_NMBU, whole genome shotgun sequence.
gttatttgtttgttttatttctttcatagggtttagttagttttctctggtgggatttagttggttttgtttattgttttggccTGGGTTCACCCTGGAGCTATGCTTCATCACctttaataaaatcacttttttACTCACAACTGGTTTTGGATGTTTGGCTTGGGAACCAGGGCGGgtatttgtctctctctcttccaaccTTTATGTGCGTCTCCATCCGCCTAGACTGGGGGCGTAACATGTGCAaatctgatcattttattggaaTATGAACATCATCATGTGATGCTGCCAGTGCAAAGAAGAGAGGACGGTGACTCAGAGACACCGACAGCTTCATGTGTGAACGGCTGCATTAAAATTCATgagtctgaaaaatatttttaacacatGAGAAGTTGACACAAATGTTGCACATCTGGTGTGTAAAGGCCTTTAACCTGCTGTGAGCCAGACTTTATCACCAGACTATCACTGCTGGGCCTCACTGACGTTCTTGAGAACAACATGACATAGGATTTTTAAGTTGATATCACAGGCTACAACCTTAaagtcaaggtcagaggtcaaggtCTCTGTAAAGCTTGTGAACTCAGTTTGATGTGTTTCAGTAGAGCTTCCACAAATTACAGGCGATAAAGTAAAATCACTGTTCAGTCATGCGTGCAGGTAAGAATAGACAGTGACTGAGAGCGTTCATGCATTGAAGGTGGAATAGATTGTGTTGGCTCTGGTGATTCAGCTGTTTCAGGGCTGATCAGCTGTTCTACAACTTTTACCTCAGGGGATTTGTGCCACCTACAGATTCTCCTGTACCTGCCAGCACACTGACACTTTGACTATCACAGgcctgtgtgtgcacatgtggaCGCTCTGTGTAACAATGATATTCATTTTAGCACTACTTACTACTGACATGCAAGAGAGGAAGACCAGGGTTCATTCCTGTGCTTATATCTTACTAAATGCAGGGTAATGACTGTGTAATGTGTTGAAATTAATGTAGTGGACTGTCTGAGTGGGTTTGCTGATAAGCTGAGACAATAGAAGCACATCCTGTAGATAAGTAACTCTAACATTTACTGTCTCTGCTACACGGAAAGAGTCCTCTGAGCTTCAGTCTCTGTTTGCTCTCACACTGAAAGTGATTTCACGTCTCCTTTCACACCTGCTTCAGTCCAAAACAATATCAGAGGAACTGCTGATAGAGATCAATATAGATTATAACAAGCGAAACAGAACTTTTGCTAAAAGTCTACTTTTAGCTTTACATGCACAGAGCAGCAACACTTTACTGCAAAACAACTTCAGACCCTTGAGCAATTTTCAGGAAGTTAGGACTGAAATAATCTCTGTTGCTGTTTGTTTAATGATCTTAGTGCTGATTTTAtcttttttgcttgtttaaCTGAGTCTTAATCTTAATCCTCTgcaacagtctgtgtgtgtcagtacGATGCAGAGCTGCTTCTTATTGAACCCAACCCTGCAGAGCACTGAGGGCGTCCTGTCCAGCTTCAGGACCACCTGGCAGGAGTTTGTGGAGGACCTGGGCTTCTGCTGGTCATCGCCCTCCTCTCCCTGGGCCTCCCCTACTACGTCAGCAGAGTCCTGCCTTTCTCAGGGTGGAGAGGAGGCAGCAAAATAGATGAAGATCTTTATGTAGAACAAAAACTCTGGTATTTATTTGTTGTGCAaatctgatcattttattggaaTATGAACAACATCATGTGATGCTGCCAGTGCAAAGAAGAGAGGACGGTGACTCAGAGACACCGACAGCTTCATGTGTGACCTAACACCTTTACAACCACGCACTGATAAACTCatttcctcttcctcacacttGTCATGTCATCCCCGTTTGCTCTGTTACAAGCTGTATATTGCTGATGTTTTGTatcttttcattattttctcctCACTTgttatttattcaaatgttCTTTTAGAATGAatttttccctctctgtctttatttCACACAAATACCTGCAGCCTTTCTGACTGGAAACAGTTTTGTCAGGATATCTTGATGTTCTTTGTTAAAAggttttcagtgtttattccaTCAAACATTTCAAGTCATTTAATGTGCAAATTGAATAAAATCATGAATGACTGTAATCATCATCAGGTCACTTTATTATCCACTCAAAACTTTATTGGCACACAGCAGCTTCCCTGAGCGTTTTACAAAAAGCAAAGTAAACACAGTAAAGACTGTAAATCTGTACAAACAGGCAGGACAATATACAAACTTTGTTACTGAAGAGATCTCATTTATCCATCTTGAAGCTAAATTATACACTGATTATGTAAGCAGATGATTTACAGGCATTACTTGATTGATTGGAAGACAAACAAAATAATAGAGACAATCTCAAACATTGTAACAGCAGTCAGATTCAGCAGAAGGAAAACGGAGGATTTCTAAACCTGAGAAAGTGGAGTTGCACAGTGGTACCGTCATAAAGGGGGCGAGTTCAGATACTTAAAGGGATGAGCTGTTGTTTTTTCACTCATCAGTTGTGGGTAAAGTCAGGGTTCCGTTTGACTTTAGCATGCTGTGTTGGTCACTTCCTGATTCCCTGCCCTCTTCAgtccctcctcctccctcctctgtgCCGTTCCAGAGATGTGCATCACCTTTGTTGATGGTAACACTTTTCAAGTTTATTTCTTCTTCCCGCTCTGAGGATCTTCCACCAAAACCTCGAGTGCACACATTGAATATCCTGTTCCTCAGAAACCAGCAGAGCCAAACAAGCAGGTCAACGAtcacaaatacagctgctgttATGGAGAATGTTCTCCACGACCAGTCAGAGCACTCTGATGGCTGCGGAGGACAAGAAGACAGAGCAGAAATATTAGTTAGCAGTTTTAACTGacttttaatgttttcagtgaAAGTGAAAATCAAAGATTTTACACTGTAAAGCTCAACATAAAGATGAGatctttatatacagtctgtgtggACAGACCACAACCCTCTCTTTGCACATCTGTAAACACATGTTCCTGCTGAACCGCTGCGTCTGAATTTTGACTGTTCTTTGCTGGCAGGACCGGTTGCCTTTGGCCCCTCGTGCTTATCTTTATGGCCACGTTATTTAAAGTCTTTCAGTCAGTCTGCAGTGATTAAACTGGACGATTAAGGTTTACAGTGAGTGTGAAACTACTGAAATTCTCACCGTAGGTGTGGTTGCAGGCTGTGAGGTGCTGcccggtggtggtggtgatggtgtggAGACGTGCAGGTGGACAGCAGAGCGGTGTTTCTCTGTCTTCTCCACGTCACAGTAATACACTCCGTCGTCTCGGAGCTGAGCTCGCTTCACGGTGAGGGACAGGTCTCCTCGCTGGTTCCAGTCTGATGGTATGGACACTCGGCTTTCATCATAGCCGTCTCCGTAGGTGATTTGCTTAGACGGAGGATTCAGCTCCAGCACCAGCTCTCCGTCTCTCCTCCAGCGCACCGATTTCACAGCCTGACCGAATGTAACGGAGCGACACGGCAGGATGGCACCTTCATCCCGGGGTGCGACAACTTTATAGGGAAGAAAAACGTGCAACTCGTCCAGCTCCCCCCTCTGTTTGTAGTTGCAGGTAAACGCGTAATAGCCGTGATCGTTAAAATCTGCTCTCTTTAATATCAGAGAATCGGAGCTGTGAGCCACCCGGTTAATGTAACCCGGTCCCGGCTTCCAGACACCGTCAAGAGAGGCGACCAGCTGATCGGTGCCATCCATCAGCTGATGATGCAGAGTGCCTTTTCCCGTCTTGCACTCCTCTGTGAGGGCAAACCTAACATCGTCTCCTGCAGCGGTCTGGATCAGTTTCCCAGACACCCGGCTGATAAAAAGAAATAGAAGACTGTAAGTGAGGGGGACAGATGTAGGACTCATCCTGCGCGCGGGGTGGAAATGTGCACCTTTTACGCGCCAGCTGGCTTTTTATAGTCGCAGTGGGTGGTGCCGCCCGAACACCGGTCTGAGCCACATGAGAGCAGAACGATGCCCAATTGGTCACTTGACTGTCTGAAACAGCGAGCCCCTATGACTtaactgttattattattaatgttattattattattattattattgttgttattattattatatcatagATGTGTAAAGGCGTTGCACATGACACAGCCGGCGTTGTTACCCTTTAACCTCAGTGTACTTCAGATACATgtatttgtgctgtttttatgCGTAATAAACGGAATAAAACACTAATCTTGGCACGTCGCCTCCAGCAGGAAGTGATCCGCTCAGCAGGCACTGCTCTCGTTAGCTACCAGGTTCATTTGATGGGGAAAGAAAAGTGAGCtagaaacagcagaaaatgaCAAATTGTCCCCACAGTCTGTGCGGTCAGGGAGATAACGACGTTAGAGAGTTGATACCCAGGTTTATGTACACGTCGCAGTTTGGAAAGCAACATCTGCACTTCAGGTAACATCTTACTAGCTGTGCTTGAGCTAACTTGCTAAAACCTTTGGGAAATATCCGGAAAATGTGGAGGTGTTCAGGCGTCCCCATGATTATTGATGCCGCTCAAATACATCCCAGCTAATGAGACACTAGTTAACTGTTTTAACTGAACCAGAGGAAGGACTAGAACAATGTTTAGCTTAGCACGGCTAATAGGCTAACGAGCATAGCCTGCTCAGAGCACGACGACATCTACAATAAAAGtctgtttattttccacttttAGGGTATCTTACAGTTTTATGGAAACTAATCTTAATTTTTCTGACCCCAGTATAAGAAAGGAGTTAGTGTAACATAATTTTAAAGCGTTTTGAAGACACACACGGGCTTGAAGCGGAATCAGGAGTATAAACACCGTGGTTGGTATAGCTCACTGGGAGGAGAAGACACATTTGACTGTAGCAGGCTCTGCTGGTTCACCTGACACCACACATGGGCTTTTGTTATTActccagttttatttttcagctggCTGTTCAAGCCGTCACTTTCAGTCCTCCACTGTCATCATCCTGATCCCTGCATACTCCTGTTTTTAAAGACCAGGGAGGCACGATTAACCAACTGGCCACAGGTGGGTTAACCAGTCTCTCCCTAGCACTACCCTTTAAATgctaaaatggtaaatggcctgtattgtatagcactttactagtccctaaggaccccaaagcgcttttacacaaccagtcatccacacattcacacactggaccacccctcccctgcagctgagccacaaaccaagCCACTGTGGCATTTCCTGTGATTTACCCACCCAGGCCACTCCTGTTCTCTGGAATACCAGGGGCGTGAGGATTTTGTTTGGTCAGTAGAATGGGGCTTAAGTTTGGGTACCTGggtcctgctggaggtcaaggtctaCGGTGGTTAGGTGGTGGAAGGCGATTGTAAGACGGCAAGCTAGGAGGGGAACTGACCAGGGTAGTATGTGGGTCCCTGAAGGTCAAGGTGGTGGAGGGCGACTGTGTGTGCCAGGGCAAACTACTGAGAGAGTAGACCAGGTTACGATGCGAGtacccggggcctgctggaggtcagggtCAGGCTTCTGCtacgatcgtggctcaagagttgggtgttcgtcttgtaatcggaaggttgccagttcaagccccggctcggacagtctcggttgttgtgttcttgggcaagacacttcacctaccgcctactggtgatggccagaggggccgatggcgcaatatggcagcctcgcttctgtcagtctgccccagggcagctgtggctacaactgtagcttgccttcgtcagtgtatgaatgtgagagtgaatgaatagtggcattgtaaagcgctttgaggggtcccgaaaagcgctatataaatgcaatccattattattattattacctttCTGTCTGCTCAACTGTCTCAACTGGTTTGATCCccatctgctccagtctgcatgcaaaATATCCTTGAGCAAGATACTAGATACAGGTTGCTAAGAGTAGAAGAACATCTCCATTTATTTATAATCCCACAACCAAGAGGTTAGCCTTTATTTTCCATATTGTTTATTTAGCAGATTTTCATTGTTAAAAGAGTGTGTGGCGTGTACCCAGTTTGGTATAACATAAAGAGTATACTCGGATAACGAGTAAAATGAGGCATTCATTTATAGTTTTTCTTGAGAGTTTTTATGGAAGTACATGTTTTCAGACTACATTTGTTTCCTCACTGATTTAGGAAGACCGAGAACTAATGTTATGATACTGTAGATGAGTGGCTTTCTGAGTCATAAATCCACAGTGTTGCCTTCATAGTTGAGTGAAGCCAACACAGTGTTGGCTTCACTCAACTATGAAGGCAACACTGTGTAAATAGGTGCTGTGTGTTGTTCAGGGAGGTTTACAATAAAGTGTGGCTTGTGGTGGGTTGTGTTGTGGAAAGTAGTTGATGTTACATTTGCTGTGGTTCAGGATGCAGCAGGCATCTTAACACTCATATCACAGCTGTGGGTCACATATGCAGTTTGTAGTTCTGTTCCTGGTGAACTCTGCTGTTGCTCCCTTCCCTATTCCCAACCAATCAGCATTCAACAGTCTTCTGTGTCCAGCAGTATGCAGTGGTGATTTTGCAGGACTGCACTGGAGCACATCTGCAGTGGGTGAACACCCCTCTCTGTACACTGTGTGAACAGGTGTATGGGAGCATGAATTACTCTCAGCAGTCAGGCCCTCGTCCTCCTTCAGGAAGGCCAGGTTCATGTCTGCTCCTGCTGAGATCTTTGTGTGTGATGCTGACTCGTCTCCTTTGGGGCTTGAAGATTTTTCTCGAGGCTTCTGCAGCAGTAAATCTTTCTGCTCTGGTCTGTTAGCCTTATTCACTGTAATCATTTAtaatgttgttattgttattaggCGTGGGAAATTAGTTTAAAAACCCAAACATGATTTACACAGTTTCCCATTAACCTCAGCGCACCAAACTACCAGttcttatattaaaaaaaatggagaagAAGGATCGACAAATTCATGGCTTAAAAATATCACATCAgaacttcttcttttcttttgttctccacTTTCTCCAGTttactcagttttttttttcaggaaacactgcacACCAGCTGAGATGTGTCATGTTTTCAGCTAAAGCCGAGCTCGGCTCTAAGCTGGTTCACATGTCTGTGCATGAGTGTTACTTTTCCACCACACATAGCTCTTTGCATTTAGACCACAACATTGAACTTTGGTCTCGTCTGACccgagcaccttcttccacatgtttgttGTGTCCCCTACATGGCTCCTGGTAAACTGCACTTTTTATGTCTTTCTCtcaacaatggctttcttcttgtcACTCTTCCATATAGGCCAGATTTGGGGAGTACATGACTTACAGTTGTCCTGTGGACAGATTCTCCCACCTGAGCTGCTGATTTCTGCAGCTTCTTCAGAGtgaccatgggcctcttggaaGCTTCTCTGACCAGCATGACCATGTCTTGGTAGGTTTGCAGTTGTAGCATACTTTCTCCATTTTTGGATGATGGAGTGCTGCTTGAGATGTTCTTGGGATATTTTTGTATAACCTAACCTTGCTTTAAACCTACAGCTTTATCCCTGTCTGGTGACTTCCTTGGTCTTCATGATCCTGTTTATTAGCTAATGTTATCTAACAAATGACTGAGACTTCACAGAGCAGGTGTATTTATAATGAGACTAAATGACACACAGGTCAACTCTGTTATCTAATTCGGTGACTCTGAAGGATATAGATTGCACTGGATTTTAATTAGGGGTATCAGAGTACAGGGGGCTGAACACAAATGCACGGCAcacttttcagatttttatttgcttaaaataaaaaaaacaatatttttgtaCCACTTCACAATTATGTGCTACTTTGTGTTGGTCCATCAcagaaaatctaaataaaaaatgtttgcgATTGTAGTGTGACAAAATGTGTAAACGTTTAAGGGGTATAAATACTTGAATACTTCCtggaacaggaaacatgactGACAGGAAACATGACTGActggatgattttttttccaggcAGCAGCAGGATTGGGTGATGTACTTCCAGTCATGCTATTGTTACGATGTAGCAACGCTGGGATTTACCAAAGGGCCGACGATTTTATGGTCACACTTCTCAAAACTGTAGCACAAATGcacaccaacaaacaaacaaaacttaatAACACACATAAAAAGCAAATGCAGTATGCTCTCATTTCAAAATCGGACAGTCAGAAATATATTTACTCCTCCTGTTTTCACTGATATGATGATGACTCTGATGGATCAGTGTAgccactccacacacacacacagacacacacacattaagttCAAAGCTCACAGAAGTGGCACGCCCAGATACGTCTCTGTTTGAAATTAGAGTTATTGCTGCCAATAGTTTTGGGGGAAATAAACTGATAGAGCATAGTGTCTCGATATTTTGATGATTGACTGTCTCATGACGACATTTATGTCAGGTTTTGTTGGAATGTTTGATGAAACCGATATTCACAAAGTTTAACTTTGAGGACATCATTTGGAGTAAAAACGTGATAAATCCCAGTGTGTCTTATTGCAATACTCAGAATGTTGCAAAATTTTCATAAACCGCATTAATATACTATCATGAGGGAAGTATTGTAATAAGAGCCTATCGTGGGCTGTCTGGGGATTCCCACCTCTAGTTGCCCACTGTTTTTATTCGCTGATCTGCAACATTAACATCCATCAGCACAGCCCCAGCAGGTAGCCAGTGTAAACACAGTGATTCAAGTCATGATATTTATTGAAGGCTGTGGGAGTGCTGCTGTGGGGCTAATTTGGAGCTAACCTCTTTATGTTTCCTTTAACAAGGTGATTCTCTTCAGTATTACTGGTCAAGAACTGCACACAATccctactgtgtgtgtgtgtgtgtgtgtgtgtgtgtgtgtgtgtgtgtgtgtg
It includes:
- the LOC109197459 gene encoding uncharacterized protein LOC109197459, giving the protein MDGTDQLVASLDGVWKPGPGYINRVAHSSDSLILKRADFNDHGYYAFTCNYKQRGELDELHVFLPYKVVAPRDEGAILPCRSVTFGQAVKSVRWRRDGELVLELNPPSKQITYGDGYDESRVSIPSDWNQRGDLSLTVKRAQLRDDGVYYCDVEKTEKHRSAVHLHVSTPSPPPPGSTSQPATTPTPSECSDWSWRTFSITAAVFVIVDLLVWLCWFLRNRIFNVCTRGFGGRSSEREEEINLKSVTINKGDAHLWNGTEEGGGGTEEGRESGSDQHSMLKSNGTLTLPTTDE